The following proteins are encoded in a genomic region of Zea mays cultivar B73 chromosome 9, Zm-B73-REFERENCE-NAM-5.0, whole genome shotgun sequence:
- the LOC100274563 gene encoding GDSL esterase/lipase At5g45910 precursor — protein sequence MAAQLAVAFLALLSSSAFLAVSGQKFNAIFSFGDSMSDTGNLCVNGPPAGLTLTQPPYGETFFGRATCRCSDGRLVVDFLAEKFGLPLLKPSKQGGSDFKQGANMAIIGATTMDSGFFQSLGIADKIWNNGPLNTQIQWFQQLMPSICGSTQACKSYLSKSLFVLGEFGGNDYNAQIFGGYTPEQASGQSATIVDAIGKGVEQLISLGAMYVVVPGVLPVGCFPIYLTLYQTSSAGDYDQYGCLKRFNALSAQHNSLLQAKVSSLQSKYPGARVMYADFYSHVYDMVKSPGSYGFSTNLRACCGAGGGKYNYQNGARCGMPGAYACSDPASSLSWDGIHLTEAAYRKIADGWVSGAYCHPAISA from the exons ATGGCGGCTCAGCTGGCCGTCGCGTTTCTCGCCTTGTTGTCCTCCTCTGCCTTCTTGGCCGTGTCTGGCCAGAAGTTCAACGCCATCTTCAGCTTCGGCGACTCCATGTCCGACACCGGCAACCTGTGCGTGAACGGTCCCCCCGCCGGCCTGACGCTCACCCAGCCGCCCTACGGCGAGACCTTCTTTGGCCGCGCCACCTGCCGCTGCTCCGACGGCCGCCTCGTCGTCGACTTCCTGG CCGAGAAGTTCGGGCTGCCGCTGCTGAAGCCGTCGAAGCAGGGCGGCTCAGACTTCAAGCAGGGCGCCAACATGGCGATCATTGGCGCGACCACCATGGACTCGGGCTTCTTCCAGTCGCTGGGCATCGCCGACAAGATCTGGAACAACGGGCCCCTCAACACCCAGATCCAGTGGTTCCAGCAGCTGATGCCGTCCATCTGCGGCTCGACGCAGG CCTGCAAGTCGTACCTGTCCAAGTCCCTGTTCGTGCTGGGCGAGTTCGGCGGCAACGACTACAACGCGCAGATCTTCGGCGGCTACACCCCGGAGCAGGCGAGCGGGCAGAGCGCCACCATCGTGGACGCCATCGGCAAGGGCGTGGAGCAGCTCATCAGCCTGGGCGCCATGTACGTGGTGGTCCCGGGCGTGCTGCCCGTGGGGTGCTTCCCGATCTACCTGACGCTGTACCAGACCTCCAGCGCCGGCGACTACGACCAGTACGGCTGCCTGAAGCGCTTCAACGCGCTGTCGGCGCAGCACAACTcgctgctgcaggccaaggtgtcgAGCCTGCAGAGCAAGTACCCCGGCGCGCGGGTCATGTACGCCGACTTCTACAGCCACGTGTACGACATGGTGAAGAGCCCCGGCAGCTACGGGTTCAGCACCAACCTCAGGGCCTGCTGCGGCGCCGGCGGCGGCAAGTACAACTACCAGAACGGCGCGCGGTGCGGCATGCCCGGCGCGTACGCGTGCTCTGACCCGGCGTCGTCGCTCAGCTGGGACGGCATCCACCTGACGGAGGCGGCGTAtaggaagatcgccgacggctgGGTCAGCGGGGCCTACTGCCACCCGGCCATCTCGGCCTAG